From Parambassis ranga chromosome 9, fParRan2.1, whole genome shotgun sequence, the proteins below share one genomic window:
- the cep120 gene encoding centrosomal protein of 120 kDa isoform X1: MAAKTDQLLIVVSVLEGRHFPKSPRLSLVVQASFNGEQLATDPVEHREQPQFSTELAWELDRRTLHQHRLQRTPIKLQCFAVDSVSKKRESVGYIVLDLRSAQEVKQDPRWYPLLSSKYTKQRPALLLSVVLESDSRPSEPSPDRFKAKKAPPRQGSPSVTDLLPDKLEAVLLADQGHHQVGPADLCTDMFVLSVTVAFATKLEQLIPSTMKLSAEGSEFFFYYSLLGNDITSEPFHSLLSPDFEPERASVRIRSSKPVLQAFLSQQPSLQIHLCCGNRSLGSTDVSLSALSVMDLENKAATVEGAFVLQPPKRTKQTLLAPPTDLQPTLGVAITLRREDAAPQQSVGSKDGGGPPPQPVTAPAEQRPVSSSPVRNPPAGSPPGPPGLRGPPLPPPSSHTESDVESLLDELHRSGAQRAGLAAADSEAPSAPHTPAEAAAEGGASSVSVSAPKVSIPASAHHYCFSLDLRSLANLSSPHPIAATLRYSYPFFGSVAPIMTSPPVELHRNMEASLPQSYCAFDFAALPQQLQDTFLRVPLVVEVWHRDSTSRDQLIGRASIQLSRLLSSERKQFLSPSGEQGWRQTHQDRIPVVQTHRPSEKVVELSYVSTLEDLGLVKATEVIVSDSSQDELPAQAQGSSHPAAPRPAAPVAPRDTLEYRTALELELWKEEQEDLFDHQLKKKELSHMQALAEEWRKRDREREALVRKKEVEYNLLEEQLQKTLSDLERREKQLAAAELETERLQRDLRAEHALTQRELQESSRRLQQECDHRVELEREKVRLVEQERARLLQQISDGEGRYKQLEKEFQLYREQQSVRPEVRLQSEVNLLSLEKVELERKLESTTKSKLHYKQQWGRALKELARFKQREQENAMTRLKKQQAELEAMRLRYLATEEKEAVRQDRQELDSIRNELNRLKQQEDRLGSAPSRPDPAPAPSLNESADEHLSRLLEERDTLLRTGVYTHEDRIIAELNRQIQDAMRDRGTL, encoded by the exons ATGGCTGCGAAGACTGACCAACTCCTCATCGTCGTGTCCGTCCTGGAAG GTCGTCACTTCCCAAAGAGCCCCCGGCTCAGCCTGGTGGTTCAGGCGAGCTTCAACGGGGAGCAGCTGGCCACGGACCCGGTGGAGCACAGAGAACAGCCGCAGTTCAGCACGGAGCTGGCGTGGGAGCTGGACCGCAGGACGCTGCACCAGCACAG ACTGCAGAGGACTCCCATCAAGCTCCAATGCTTCGCTGTGGACTCTGTGAGCAAGAAGAGGGAGAGTGTGGGCTACATCGTGCTGGACCTCCGATCGGCCCAGGAGGTCAAACAG GATCCGCGCTGGTATCCGCTGCTGAGCAGTAAATACACCAAACAGAGGCCGGCGCTGCTGCTCAGCGTGGTGCTGGAGAGCGACAGCAGACCCTCTGAGCCCTCCCCTGATAGGTTCAAAGCCAAGAAGGCCCCGCCCCGGCAAG GCTCTCCTTCAGTAACCGATCTGCTCCCAGACAAGCTGGAGGCCGTTCTGCTGGCAGACCAGGGACACCACCAGGTGGGACCAGCAGATCTCTGCACCGACATGTTCGTCCTGTCTGTCACCGTGGCCTTCGCCACCAAACTGGAGCAG ctgatTCCCAGCACCATGAAGCTGTCAGCAGAGGGCTCAGAGTTCTTCTTCTACTACTCTTTACTCGGCAATGACATCACCAGCGAGCCTTTCCACAGCCTGCTGAGTCCCGACTTTGAGCCGGAGCGCGCCTCTGTGCGCATCCGCAGCAGCAAACCGGTCCTCCAGGCCTTCCTGTCCCAGCAGCCCAGTTTACAG atccacctgTGCTGTGGGAACCGCTCTCTGGGCAGCACAGACGTTTCCCTCTCCGCTCTGTCTGTCATGGATCTGGAGAACAAGGCGGCGACGGTGGAGGGAGCGTTCGTACTGCAGCCGCCAAAACGCACCAAGCAGACACTGCTGGCTCCGCCCACCGACCTGCAGCCGACTCTGGGAGTGGCCATTACCCTGAGGAGGGAGGACGCCGCACCACAG CAGTCTGTGGGCAGCAAGGACGGCGGTGGACCTCCACCACAACCTGTCACCGCTCCGGCTGAACAGAGACCTGTAAGCTCCTCTCCAGTCCGAAACCCTCCTGCCGGTTctcctcctggtcctcctggtCTTCGgggtcctcctctgcctcctccatcctcccacACAGAGAGCGACGTAGAGAGTCTACTGGACGAGCTGCACCGCAGCGGGGCACAGCGGGCGGGGCTGGCAG ctgcagATTCTGAGGCTCCTTCAGCCCCACACACTCcggcagaggcagcagcagaaggtgGAGCATCATCCGTCAGTGTCTCTGCTCCCAAAGTGTCCATCCCCGCCTCTGCCCATCACTACTGCTTCTCTCTGGACCTCCGCAGCCTCGCCAACCTCAGCTCACCGCACCCCATCGCCGCTACGCTCAG GTATTCGTACCCGTTCTTCGGCAGCGTGGCTCCCATCATGACCAGCCCTCCTGTGGAGCTGCACCGGAACATGGAGGCGTCTCTGCCTCAGTCCTACTGCGCCTTCGACTTCGCTGCACTtcctcagcagctgcaggacacCTTcctcag AGTCCccctggtggtggaggtgtggCACAGAGACTCCACCAGCAGAGACCAGCTGATTGGACGAGCCTCCATCCAGCTGTCCCGCCTGCTGAGCTCTGAGAGGAAACAATTCCTGTCTCCCTCAGGAGAGCAGGGCTGGAGACAGACTCACCAGGACCGGATCCCTGTGGTCCAAACGCATCG tCCGTCGGAGAAAGTGGTGGAGTTGAGTTATGTGTCGACGCTGGAGGATCTGGGATTGGTCAAAGCCACCGAGGTCATCGTGTCGGACTCGTCCCAG GATGAACTTCCAGCTCAGGCTCAGGGGTCTTCCCACCCTGCCGCACCCAGACCTGCTGCTCCTGTGGCCCCCAGAGACACGCTGGAGTACCGCACGGCcctggagctggagctgtggaaggaggagcaggaggatcTGTTTGACCATCAG ctgaagaagaaggagctgagccacATGCAGGCGCTGGCAGAGGAGTGGCGGAAGAGGGACCGAGAGCGGGAGGCGCTGGTCAGGAAGAAG GAGGTGGAGTACaacctgctggaggagcagcttcaGAAGACTCTGTCTGacctggagaggagagagaagcagcTGGCCGCGGCCGAGCTGGAG actGAAAGGCTGCAGCGGGACCTGCGGGCCGAGcacgccctgacccagagggagctgcaggagagcagcaggaggctgcagcaggagtGTGACCACCGGGtggagctggagagagagaaagtgcgACTGGTGGAGCAGGAGCGAGCGCGGCTGCTGCAGCAG ATCTCAGACGGTGAGGGTCGATACAAACAGCTGGAGAAGGAGTTCCAGCTCTACAGAGAACAGCAGAGCGTCAGGCCAGAGGTCAGACTGCAGTCAGAGGTCAACCTGCTCAGTCTGGAGAAG GTGGAGCTGGAGAGGAAGCTGGAGTCCACCACCAAGTCCAAACTTCACTACAAGCAGCAGTGGGGGCGCGCCCTGAAGGAGCTGGCCCGCTTCAAACAG cgcGAGCAGGAGAACGCCATGACGCGTCTGAAGAAGCAGCAGGCGGAGCTGGAGGCCATGAGGCTGCGTTACCTGGcaacagaggagaaggaggcggTCCGGCAGGACAGGCAGGAGCTGGACAGCATCAGGAACGAACTCAACAG gttaaaacaacaggaagacagATTAGGCTCCGCCCCATCTAGACCTGACCCCGCCCCCGCTCCAAGTCTGAATGAGAGCGCAGACGAACACCTGAGCCGCCTGCTGGAGGAGCGGGACACGCTGCTGAGGACCGGCGTTTACACCCACGAAGACCGGATCATCGCCGAGCTCAACAGACAGATACAGGACGCCATGAGGGACAGAGGGACGCTCTGA
- the cep120 gene encoding centrosomal protein of 120 kDa isoform X2: protein MAAKTDQLLIVVSVLEGRHFPKSPRLSLVVQASFNGEQLATDPVEHREQPQFSTELAWELDRRTLHQHRLQRTPIKLQCFAVDSVSKKRESVGYIVLDLRSAQEVKQDPRWYPLLSSKYTKQRPALLLSVVLESDSRPSEPSPDRFKAKKAPPRQGSPSVTDLLPDKLEAVLLADQGHHQVGPADLCTDMFVLSVTVAFATKLEQLIPSTMKLSAEGSEFFFYYSLLGNDITSEPFHSLLSPDFEPERASVRIRSSKPVLQAFLSQQPSLQIHLCCGNRSLGSTDVSLSALSVMDLENKAATVEGAFVLQPPKRTKQTLLAPPTDLQPTLGVAITLRREDAAPQSVGSKDGGGPPPQPVTAPAEQRPVSSSPVRNPPAGSPPGPPGLRGPPLPPPSSHTESDVESLLDELHRSGAQRAGLAAADSEAPSAPHTPAEAAAEGGASSVSVSAPKVSIPASAHHYCFSLDLRSLANLSSPHPIAATLRYSYPFFGSVAPIMTSPPVELHRNMEASLPQSYCAFDFAALPQQLQDTFLRVPLVVEVWHRDSTSRDQLIGRASIQLSRLLSSERKQFLSPSGEQGWRQTHQDRIPVVQTHRPSEKVVELSYVSTLEDLGLVKATEVIVSDSSQDELPAQAQGSSHPAAPRPAAPVAPRDTLEYRTALELELWKEEQEDLFDHQLKKKELSHMQALAEEWRKRDREREALVRKKEVEYNLLEEQLQKTLSDLERREKQLAAAELETERLQRDLRAEHALTQRELQESSRRLQQECDHRVELEREKVRLVEQERARLLQQISDGEGRYKQLEKEFQLYREQQSVRPEVRLQSEVNLLSLEKVELERKLESTTKSKLHYKQQWGRALKELARFKQREQENAMTRLKKQQAELEAMRLRYLATEEKEAVRQDRQELDSIRNELNRLKQQEDRLGSAPSRPDPAPAPSLNESADEHLSRLLEERDTLLRTGVYTHEDRIIAELNRQIQDAMRDRGTL, encoded by the exons ATGGCTGCGAAGACTGACCAACTCCTCATCGTCGTGTCCGTCCTGGAAG GTCGTCACTTCCCAAAGAGCCCCCGGCTCAGCCTGGTGGTTCAGGCGAGCTTCAACGGGGAGCAGCTGGCCACGGACCCGGTGGAGCACAGAGAACAGCCGCAGTTCAGCACGGAGCTGGCGTGGGAGCTGGACCGCAGGACGCTGCACCAGCACAG ACTGCAGAGGACTCCCATCAAGCTCCAATGCTTCGCTGTGGACTCTGTGAGCAAGAAGAGGGAGAGTGTGGGCTACATCGTGCTGGACCTCCGATCGGCCCAGGAGGTCAAACAG GATCCGCGCTGGTATCCGCTGCTGAGCAGTAAATACACCAAACAGAGGCCGGCGCTGCTGCTCAGCGTGGTGCTGGAGAGCGACAGCAGACCCTCTGAGCCCTCCCCTGATAGGTTCAAAGCCAAGAAGGCCCCGCCCCGGCAAG GCTCTCCTTCAGTAACCGATCTGCTCCCAGACAAGCTGGAGGCCGTTCTGCTGGCAGACCAGGGACACCACCAGGTGGGACCAGCAGATCTCTGCACCGACATGTTCGTCCTGTCTGTCACCGTGGCCTTCGCCACCAAACTGGAGCAG ctgatTCCCAGCACCATGAAGCTGTCAGCAGAGGGCTCAGAGTTCTTCTTCTACTACTCTTTACTCGGCAATGACATCACCAGCGAGCCTTTCCACAGCCTGCTGAGTCCCGACTTTGAGCCGGAGCGCGCCTCTGTGCGCATCCGCAGCAGCAAACCGGTCCTCCAGGCCTTCCTGTCCCAGCAGCCCAGTTTACAG atccacctgTGCTGTGGGAACCGCTCTCTGGGCAGCACAGACGTTTCCCTCTCCGCTCTGTCTGTCATGGATCTGGAGAACAAGGCGGCGACGGTGGAGGGAGCGTTCGTACTGCAGCCGCCAAAACGCACCAAGCAGACACTGCTGGCTCCGCCCACCGACCTGCAGCCGACTCTGGGAGTGGCCATTACCCTGAGGAGGGAGGACGCCGCACCACAG TCTGTGGGCAGCAAGGACGGCGGTGGACCTCCACCACAACCTGTCACCGCTCCGGCTGAACAGAGACCTGTAAGCTCCTCTCCAGTCCGAAACCCTCCTGCCGGTTctcctcctggtcctcctggtCTTCGgggtcctcctctgcctcctccatcctcccacACAGAGAGCGACGTAGAGAGTCTACTGGACGAGCTGCACCGCAGCGGGGCACAGCGGGCGGGGCTGGCAG ctgcagATTCTGAGGCTCCTTCAGCCCCACACACTCcggcagaggcagcagcagaaggtgGAGCATCATCCGTCAGTGTCTCTGCTCCCAAAGTGTCCATCCCCGCCTCTGCCCATCACTACTGCTTCTCTCTGGACCTCCGCAGCCTCGCCAACCTCAGCTCACCGCACCCCATCGCCGCTACGCTCAG GTATTCGTACCCGTTCTTCGGCAGCGTGGCTCCCATCATGACCAGCCCTCCTGTGGAGCTGCACCGGAACATGGAGGCGTCTCTGCCTCAGTCCTACTGCGCCTTCGACTTCGCTGCACTtcctcagcagctgcaggacacCTTcctcag AGTCCccctggtggtggaggtgtggCACAGAGACTCCACCAGCAGAGACCAGCTGATTGGACGAGCCTCCATCCAGCTGTCCCGCCTGCTGAGCTCTGAGAGGAAACAATTCCTGTCTCCCTCAGGAGAGCAGGGCTGGAGACAGACTCACCAGGACCGGATCCCTGTGGTCCAAACGCATCG tCCGTCGGAGAAAGTGGTGGAGTTGAGTTATGTGTCGACGCTGGAGGATCTGGGATTGGTCAAAGCCACCGAGGTCATCGTGTCGGACTCGTCCCAG GATGAACTTCCAGCTCAGGCTCAGGGGTCTTCCCACCCTGCCGCACCCAGACCTGCTGCTCCTGTGGCCCCCAGAGACACGCTGGAGTACCGCACGGCcctggagctggagctgtggaaggaggagcaggaggatcTGTTTGACCATCAG ctgaagaagaaggagctgagccacATGCAGGCGCTGGCAGAGGAGTGGCGGAAGAGGGACCGAGAGCGGGAGGCGCTGGTCAGGAAGAAG GAGGTGGAGTACaacctgctggaggagcagcttcaGAAGACTCTGTCTGacctggagaggagagagaagcagcTGGCCGCGGCCGAGCTGGAG actGAAAGGCTGCAGCGGGACCTGCGGGCCGAGcacgccctgacccagagggagctgcaggagagcagcaggaggctgcagcaggagtGTGACCACCGGGtggagctggagagagagaaagtgcgACTGGTGGAGCAGGAGCGAGCGCGGCTGCTGCAGCAG ATCTCAGACGGTGAGGGTCGATACAAACAGCTGGAGAAGGAGTTCCAGCTCTACAGAGAACAGCAGAGCGTCAGGCCAGAGGTCAGACTGCAGTCAGAGGTCAACCTGCTCAGTCTGGAGAAG GTGGAGCTGGAGAGGAAGCTGGAGTCCACCACCAAGTCCAAACTTCACTACAAGCAGCAGTGGGGGCGCGCCCTGAAGGAGCTGGCCCGCTTCAAACAG cgcGAGCAGGAGAACGCCATGACGCGTCTGAAGAAGCAGCAGGCGGAGCTGGAGGCCATGAGGCTGCGTTACCTGGcaacagaggagaaggaggcggTCCGGCAGGACAGGCAGGAGCTGGACAGCATCAGGAACGAACTCAACAG gttaaaacaacaggaagacagATTAGGCTCCGCCCCATCTAGACCTGACCCCGCCCCCGCTCCAAGTCTGAATGAGAGCGCAGACGAACACCTGAGCCGCCTGCTGGAGGAGCGGGACACGCTGCTGAGGACCGGCGTTTACACCCACGAAGACCGGATCATCGCCGAGCTCAACAGACAGATACAGGACGCCATGAGGGACAGAGGGACGCTCTGA